The following is a genomic window from Parabacteroides johnsonii DSM 18315.
GCGGTAGAAAAATTCACGAACATCCTGAAAGAACAGGGTGCTGAAATCGTGAACGAAGAAAATTGGGGTTTGCGCAAATTAGCTTATCCTATCGACAAAAAAACAACAGGCTTCTACCAGTTGGTTGAATTCAAAGCAAATCCGGAAACTATCGCTACACTGGAAGTTAACTTCCGTCGTGACGAACGTGTGATTCGCTTCCTGACTTTCCGCCAGGACAAATATGCAGCAGAATATGCAGCAAAGAGAAGAAGTTTGAAATCATCTAAAGAAACAGTAAAGGAGAATTAATCATGGCAGTAACTCAATCAGAAATCAGATATTTGACTCCGCCTTCAGTAGACGTTAAAAAGAAAAAATATTGCCGTTTCAAAAAGAACGGTATCAAGTATATCGATTACAAAGATCCTGAATTCTTGAAGAAATTCCTGAACGAACAGGGTAAGATTCTTCCGCGTCGTATCACTGGTACTTCTTTGAAATTCCAGCGTCGTATCGCTCAGGCTGTTAAAAGAGCTCGTCATTTGGCGTTGCTTCCTTACGTAACCGATTTAATGAAATAATAAAAAAGAGGAGACAGAATATGCAAGTTATTTTGAAAGAAGACGTAATCAACTTAGGTTACAA
Proteins encoded in this region:
- the rpsF gene encoding 30S ribosomal protein S6 yields the protein MNNYETVFILTPVLSDAQMKEAVEKFTNILKEQGAEIVNEENWGLRKLAYPIDKKTTGFYQLVEFKANPETIATLEVNFRRDERVIRFLTFRQDKYAAEYAAKRRSLKSSKETVKEN
- the rpsR gene encoding 30S ribosomal protein S18, which produces MAVTQSEIRYLTPPSVDVKKKKYCRFKKNGIKYIDYKDPEFLKKFLNEQGKILPRRITGTSLKFQRRIAQAVKRARHLALLPYVTDLMK